The Streptomyces taklimakanensis nucleotide sequence AACGGCGCCTTCACCCGCGCGTCGCCACCCTCATGCTGGCGGCCACGGCCGGGGTGCTCGCGGTGTGCAGCTCGCTCTGCCTGGGGCTGCTGGTCGTGGTGGGCACCGCGCAACTGCCGGGCAATCCGCTGCCGGACGGCTGGTCGGATCCGGAGGTGCGCGAGGCGCTCCCCTACGACGAGGTCGCGGGGACGGCGTCCATCCCGGCCCTGGCGGCCGTGCTGGTGGCGGTCGGGAGGACCCTGTGGCGGCACCACCGGACGCGGCGCCGTGCCGGGCGGGCGCTGGACGGGCTGTCGGGGGCCGCCTCCGTGGCGGTGCTGCCCGACCCCGCGCCCTACGCCTACGCGCTGCCCGGCCGGTGGGGGCGAGGGGGCCGCGTGGTGGTCTCCACGGCGCTGCTCTCCGGTCTCGACGGACCCGAGCGCCGCGCGCTGTTCGCCCACGAGCGGGCCCACCTGGCGGCCCGGCACCACCGGTACCTGCTGGCGGTGCACCTGGCGGCGCGGGCCAACCCGTTCCTGCGGCCGCTGCGCACGGCCGTGGTCTACACCGTGGAGCGATGGGCGGACGAGGCCGCGGCCCGTGCGGTGGGCAGCCGACGGACGGTGGCCCGCGCCATCGGCAAGGCGGCACTGGTCTCCCGTGGCGCGCCCACGTCGACACTGGCGGGGTTCGCCGAGCCGGGGCCGGTGCCGCGCCGGGTGGCGGCTCTCCTCGGGCCGGCCCCCGCCGTGCGGGCCTGGCCCCCGGTGTTCACGGCCGCCGGGCTGGCGGTGTGGACGGCCGTGGCCGGAGCCGCGGTCTCGGCGCTGTCGTCGGCGAACTCGGCGGTCACGCTGTTCTTGGTGCTGAGGGCGACCACCCCGCTGTGACGGGAACGGGCGCGCCCGTGGCCCGGGCGCGCCCGTGGGAGGGGGGGGAGGAAGGGACGGGAGGAGGAGGGACGGGCCGTCCGGCTCAGCCCTCGTCGCCTCCGTCGTCCTCGCCCTCGAAGAAGTCGCCCACTTCGTCGACGACCTCGGCCGCGACCATGCCGCCCGCGACGCCGACCGCGAGCCCGGCCGCCCCGGCGGCGATGGCGGTGCCCATCCCGGGGCCGGAGCGGTGGCCGTCGTGGCCGTCGTGGCCGTGGTGGCCGTGGTGGCCGTGGATCCCGTCGTGCCCGTGGAGGCCGTCGTGCCCGGGGCCGTACGGAGCGCCGTGCGCGACGCGGCCCTCCACGAGCCGTCGCACCCAGTCGTCCACCTCGGCGTTCCAGTCCCGGACGTCCTGGTGGCCGACCGTGAAGCGGGTGAGGGCGTCGTGGCCGCCGGAGAAGCCGGGGAAGGAACCGCCGCGCTTGTCGGCCTCCAGCACCACCTCCACCCCGGCCGGGTTCGCCAGGAAGGTCACCTCGATCTCGTTCACCGCGTGCGCGTAGCGCGGGGAGGGGGTGAGTTCGATCTCCTGGTAGAAGGGGAGCTGCTGCCCGGTGCCGCGGATGTGGCCGTACTCCAGGTCGGCGGACTTGAACCCGAAGCCGAGCTGCCCGAACGCCTCCAGGATCGCCTCCTGCGCCGGCAGGGCGCGCACCGCCAGCGGATCCAGGTCGCCCTTGTCCTTCGCCCCGGCCACCGCCAGTTCGGTGCGCACCCCGAGGGCGACGCCCAGGGGCTGCCCGTGCAGTTCGGTGACCGGGGTCTCCCACGGCAGTGTCACGGTGAACGGAACGTTGTGTTCCGCTCCCTCGGCCAGCCGGAAACCGCCGCCGACGGTGAAGCGGCCGAAGGCGACCGTGCCCTCGTGCTCGCCGCCGTCGGTCTCGGCCTCGACGCGGGCGACCAGTTCCAGGCCGATGTGCTCGATGTCGAAGTCGGCGCTGCCGCCCCTGAGGTGGACCCGTCCGGACAGGGTGCCGCCGGGCAGGACGGCTCCCTCCTCCAGGACCGTGTCCACCGTGGGGCCGCCCACGCCGAGCGAGCCGAGTAGCCGTTTGAACACCATCGGGCGTTCACTCCTCACTGTGGTTCCGCCGCGCGCACGCGGCTGTGTACGGGGTGCCGCGCCGCGCTACTTCGCCGCCGGGGCCAGCGCTGCCAGGGCCTGTGCCCAGCGCACGTACTTCAGGTCGGCCAGATCGGCCACCGTCCGTACCCCGAAGGCCTCCCGCAGCAGGTCGCCGTCGCGGTCGGAGACGCCCTTCAGCGCCGACACCGGGGCTTGCAGGATCTCCGGCAGGTCCTTGTCCGCCCACGCCTTGTCCAGCACTTTCTCCAGGTCGACCGTGGCCATGAATGTCCTTTCGGGGTCGCGGAAGCGAGGTGTGGGCCAACAGGAGACGAACGGGCCGCGCGGCGGCGCGTGCCCGGTGCACGCTGGAGCCGCGGCCGTGCCTCCGTGCCCTCTCGCATCTTCTACATGCGTGTAGAAGTTTACGGGTGCCCGGCCGCGCCGCGCCGGCGCCCGGAGCCCGCGGGCCGGAGAACGTCCGAAAATCGCGCCCCGAACGGCCCCGCCCGCTCCCGCCCGCCGGGAACCGATGCGCTCGGTTGTGGCGTTCGCCCTTCAAGAGTGTTTTGCCGCACCTTTACACTGACCTGAAATGAGCCGGTTCCCACGAGGTAGGAGATACCCGGCCGGCCCGACGAGAAGGAGCTCGGAACCCCCCATGGGTGAACCTCCCAGTACCAGCCGTGCCACCCGCGGCCGCCCCGCGACGAGTTTGGGGACGGAGGTGGCACGGTGACCGAAGTCCTGCTTCTGCTGGTGGCTCTCGCGCTGGTCCTGGGCTGCGCCGTCTTCGTCGCGGCCGAGTTCTCCCTGACCACCGTCGAGAGGGGCGAACTGGAGCGGGCGGCGCGCGAGGGAGAGCGCGGCGCGGCGAGCGCGCTGAAGGCGGTCAGACGGCTGACCTTCCAGCTCTCCGGCGCGCAGCTGGGCATCACGGTGACCTCCCTGGTCATCGGCATGCTCGCCGAACCCTCCCTGGCCGTGCTGCTGCGCGGCCCCCTCACCGCCGCGGGACTGCCCGGCGGCGCCGTTCCCACCACCGCGACCGTGCTCGGCGTCACGCTCTCCACCGTGGTGCTGATGGTGATCGGCGAACTGGTCCCCAAGAACTGGGCCATCTCCAACCCCCTGGCGGTCGCGCGCGTCGTCGCCGGCCCCCAGCGCGGCTTCACCACCGTCTTCGGCCCCCTCATCCGCCACCTCAACGACACCGCCAACCACCTGGTGCGCCGCTTCGGACTGGAGCCCGCCGAGGAACTGGAGTCCGTCCGCACCCCCGACGAACTGGCCGCCCTGGCCCGCCGCTCCGCCAAGGAGGGCGCCATCGAGGCCGACGCCGCCGAACTGTTCGTCCGCACCCTCCACCTCAGCGAGCTCAGCGCCGAGAACGTCATGACCCCCCGGGTGGACGTCAAGGCGCTGGAGGCCCACGCCACCGCGGCCGACGCCGAGAACCTCACCCTGGCCACCGGCCTGTCGATCTTCCCCGTCTACCGCGACACCCTCGACGAGGTGATCGGCACCGTCCACATCCGTGACGTCCTCGCCCTCCCGGCCGCCCGACGCCCCGCCACCGCGGTCACCGAGCTGCTCGCCGAGCCGCTGCTGGTGCCCGAGACCCTGCCCGTCGACCGCCTCCTGGAGCAGATGCGCAGCCGGCGCACCCTCGCGGTCGTCATCGACGAGTACGGCGGCACCGCCGGCGTCGCCACCGTCGAGGACATCGTCGAGGAGGTCGTCGGCGAGGTCCGCGACGAACACGACCCCCACGAGGAGCCCGGTCTGCGCCCCCTGGGCGCCGACGACGGCCGCGCCCGCTGGGAGGCCGACGGCGGCGCCCGCCTGGACGAGCTGGTCGCCATCGGACTGACCGCCCCCGACGGCCCCTACGAGACCCTCGCCGGGCTGCTGGCCACCCGTCTGGAGCGCATCCCCGCCCCCGGCGACACCGTCGAGGTCGACGGCTGGGAGCTGTGCGTCCTGGACGTCGACCACCACCGCGCCGACCGGATACGGCTCACCGCCCCGGCCCCGGCCACCCGCGAGGTCCGTGAGGAGGCCCTGCGATGACCGCCCTGCAACTGGGGATCGGCCTGTTGACGCTGCTGACCAACGCCTTCTTCGTCGGTGCCGAGTTCGCGCTGATCTCGGTCCGCCGCAGCCAGGTCGAACCCCACGCCGAGAAGGGCTCCAAGCGCGCCCGCACGGTGCTGTGGGGCCTGGAGCACCTCTCGGCGATGATGGCCACCGCCCAATTGGGCATCACCGTCTCCTCCCTGGTCCTGGGAGCCGTGGCCGAGCCGGCGATCGCCCACCTGCTGGAGCCGCCCTTCGCGGCCGTCGGCGTCCCGGGAGCGCTGATCCACCCGATCGCGTTCGTCATCGCCCTGGCCCTGGCGACCTACCTCCACATGCTGGTCGGCGAGATGGTGCCCAAGAACATCGCGCTGGCCGCCCCCGTGCCCAGCGCCCTGCTGCTGGGTCCGCCGCTGGTCGCCCTCACCCGGGCCCTGCGCCCGATGGTCTTCGGCATCAACGCCTTCGCCAACGTCCTGCTGCGCCTGTTGAGGGTGGAGCCCAAGGACGAGGTCGCCTCGATCTTCACCGACGCGGAGCTGGCCCGCATGGCGGAGGAGGCCAGCCGTGCCGGACTGATCGAGCCAGGCGGCCACCAGCGGCTGCGCGAGGCCCTGGAGCTGGGCCACCGCCCGGTGCGCGAGGTGCTGGTGCCCCTGGCCGACATGCACACCGTCGACCACACCGTCACCCCCGACGAGCTGGAGCGCACCGCCACCACGGCCGGTTTCTCCCGCCTGCCGGTGACCGGCCCCGGCGGCACCGTGCTGGGATACCTGCACGTCAAGGACGCCATCGGTGTCCTCCACCGCGACCGGCCGTTCCCGCCCGAGGCCCTGCGCACCGTCGTCCAGATAGGGGAGGGCACCCCGCTGGACGACGTCCTGACCACCATGCGCGCCGCAGGTACCCACCTGGCCGCCGTCACCGACGGGCGGGGCACGCTGCTGGGCTTCGTCACCATGGAGGACGTCCTGGACAAACTGGTGGGTCCGACCCCGGCCGCCGCCTGACCCGGTGGGCGGGCAGGGGCCGGCCCCCTCCCCGCCCACCCGCGTTCCGCCCCGGCGGACGCACGACGGAGCCCCGCCGCATGGCGGGGCTCCGTCGCGAACGTGGTGGGCGGGGACGGCCGGACCGGTCGGAAGCGGGGCCGGGGAGCCGGTCGTGCCTCGGGCGAGGCGGCCGGTCCGGCCCGGTGGGGTTCTTCGAGTCCCGGACGTGGACGGTGCCAGGTGACGGTCCGCTTCCCCGCGCCGCCGCGGGAGGGCGGGTACGGCCCTCACCAGGGCGTGGCGGACGGTCAGGCGCGGGTGTTCACGCTCACCGGCCAGGAGCCGGTGGGCGGCGTCCAGCCCTGGAGCGTGGCGGGGATGCCCACCCGGGTGTTGCAGTCGATCACCTGGAAGTGCAGGTGCGGCGCGGTGGAGTTCCCCGTGCTGCCCGACCAGCCGATGATCCGGCCCTGCGGCACCCAGTCACCGGTGTTGTAGATCGCCCGGTTCAGGTGCGCGTAGTGGGTGCACTGGCCGTTCGAGTGCCGGATGATCACCTCGATGCCGTTCCCCGCGTACGGCGACCAGTCGGAGACGAGGATCGTGCCGCCCTGCGCGGCGGAGACCTCGTAGTTCGCGGGGAGCCCGAAGTCCCAGGCGTACTCGTTGTACGGACCGTAGTGCGAGTACGTCCCCTCCGGCCCCTGGGTGACCTGGTAGGCCTCACCGGACGGGTAGGGAAGCTCGTAGTAGTAGTTCGCGGCCGAGGCGGGAGTGGCGCCCGCCAGGGTGATGCCCGCGATCGCCAATGTCGCGCTCGCCGTCGCGGCGATTCTGCGCAGGAACGTTTTTGCTCCGTTCACCTTTTATCTCCGTTCTGGAAGCCCGTCCGGGGCGATGTCCGACGTCCTCGACGACGACGGAGAACCTGAGCCGTGGTCAGGCCCGGTGCAATGATTGGCCCTTGCAGGCTGTCGCACAACCCTGGATTCGGATTTTTACGTTCCGGAAATCCGGGGCCGGCCGACCGAGATGCGGAAGACGCGCCGCCCACGAGCGTATCCGCTGGTGGGGCGGAGGAGAGGCGGAGCGGTGCGGCAACGCGAAACGCGGGTTCCCGGGCGCGCCGTCAGAGGTTTCGACAATTGAAGAAAACGGCACACCGACCGCTTCCGGGCGGTTTGCTCTGCCTTTGTCGGGGCGTACGCGCACTTCTGCTTCCTCGCGCGGATCGGGCGCTGATCTCCGCCGTGCGGGTAATGTGGCGGTAAAGGGGGGCGGCGGGAGGCGGGTACACCACCACCACTCGGAGCGGAGCGGACAAGCCCGGTGGATTCCTCCGGGGATTCGGGGAATTTCCCTCCCCTCTTCCGGCCTCTCCCCTCCCGCGTCCGACCGGCGCGGGCCGGGAGGGACGGGAGAGTTTTGAGCCCTCAGGAGGCCAGGACGGCCACAGTGCTCAGGTAGATCGTCAGCAGCAGCGCCCCGTCGAAGCCCAGTCCCAGCCAGCCGCGTCGCTGACGCACCAGCAGCCCGCCCAGCAGCACGGTCGTCATCACCAGGGACGCGCTGGTGAGGAAGAGATGGTCGGTGTCCGCGGAGTGGTAGAGGGACCCGCCGCGGAAGGCCAGGTCGCCGACGGCCAGGTTGAGGACGTCCAGACAGTTCCCGCCGACGATCGCCGCCACCGCGAGCGTCACCGCGCCGCGCCGCACCGCCGCGACGGCCGCCACCGTCTCGGGCAGCGCGTTCACCCCGCCCATGAAGATCGCGCCCACCAGTCCCGCGCTCAGCCCGGTGGCGTCCAGGATGCCCCCGGCCGCCCGGGCGACGGCCCAACCGCCCACCACCACCAGGCCGGCGATCCCGAGGAACTCCCCCCACAACCGGACGCGTCCGTGCCGCAACGGCTCGTCGTCGGGCACGTCCGGAACCGTATCCCGGGTGCGGACCGCGCGCCACATCGGCTCGTCGTGGTCCCGGATCAACCGGATGCCACCCCAGTAGAAGGCCACCAGCGCCACCGACGCCGGATGCACCCCCCACAGCGTCGCCTCCGGACTGAAGGACGCCAACAGCGCCACGCCCAGCAGCCCCGTCAGCAGACAGCCGAACAACAGGTTCGACATCGACGCCGCGGCGTGCTCCAGATTGGCGCGCCGGTGGAAGGCGTCCGCGACGACCACCGCCAGGGTCTGCGCGGTGATCCCGCCCACCGCGTTGCCGTACGCCAGCCCCGGCCGGTCGGCCGCGGCGCTCACCGCCGTCATCACGATCCCCGACAGAGAGGTGATCAGACCGAAGAACACGGCGCCGAACAGCGCCTCGCCCCACCCCGTCCGGTCGGCGAGCGTGTCCCCCAGGGCGGCGAGCCGCACGCTGCACACCACCGTGAGAGCCGCGGCCAGGACGAAGATCCCGACGCTCCATCCCGGACCCCAACTCCCGGTCAGCACCGAGGACACCGGTTCCCTCCCCCCGAACACACGCCGGGTCGTGACGGACGACTGACGCCGCCCGGTCGGCCGGGCGGCGTCACCCGCCTACCCCGCGCCCACCACGGAACACGACCGAAACGAATCGGACGACAGGGGGGAAGGGCGGGGGCGGGGACAGGGGGCGGTGGTCACGCCTCCGCCATCGTCTCCCGCTCCTCCTCGGCCGCGGTGGCCTCGTCCCACTTGGCCAGGTACACCAGCGCGTGGTCGTGACCGGGCCAGGACGCGGGGCACGGCAGCCCGACGTGGACCTGGGTGGTGATGTCCGACCGGTCGTCGGGTCCGCCCACCAGGAGGAGCTTCAACTCCGAGGCGATGTCGTGCAGGTCCCGGACCGCGTCGGGCGTCTCCCGCACGACGGCGGCGTGGAGGACGACCTCGCCCGGTCGCGGCTCGACCGCGAGGCCGAGGACGTCCCTGCCCACCAGGCCCAGCGAGGCCTGACAGGCGCGCAGGAGCAGGTGGTCGCGCCGGAGTTGTGCGCGTACCTCGTCGGGCGTCAGGTTCGGCGCGTAGTACCGGTCGGCGGGGTGCGGCATGCGCGTACGTTAGGGGGTCGGGGCGCCGTCCGTCAGGGGAACTGCTCCTTCCGCGCCATGTCGCGGTCACCCGGGGAGGGCGCCGTCGCCTGATCGTAGGAAATCCGGACAGCCGTAACGGTTCGGCGCGACGGAACGCCGCTACCGTCCGGATCATGACCGAGAACGGGGCCCCACGACGGCCCGTCGTCACCGAACTGCGGCTCTCCGCCTTCCGAGGACACCGCGGGCTGCGGCTGCCCCTGGCCCCGATGACCCTGTTGGCCGGAGCCGGCGGCAGCGGCAAGTCCACGGTGCTGGAGGCCTACGGGGCACTGACCCGGCTCGCCGGGGGCGAGAGCCTGGAGGAGGTCTTCGGCGGAGGACCGGGCGGGCCGACGGCGTACGTGCCGCGCGGCACCCCCCGGGACCGCCAGGGCAGACGCGGCTTCCGGCTGGGGTGCACGGTGGACGGGCCCGCGGGTCCGGTCCGACTCGACCTCGCCGTCCAGGCCGAACCCGAGCTGCGCATCGCGGGCGAGCGGTTGACCGGGGCCGACGGCCGCACCCTGCTCTCCACCGCGCTGCGCGATCCGGCGCGGCGCGCGGTGCGGGCCGAGTGGTACGCCGCAGGGGCCGGTCGGACCTCCCGCGCCCCGCTGCCCGACGACCGGCTGGGCACCGCCCTGCTGCCGTTGCGGGTGGCGGGCGCCACCGAGGGGGAGCGGAGGGTGCTCGCCGCCGTGGAACAGGTGGTGCCCGCACTGCGCGCCGGTTTCGCCTGCGATCCGCGCCCCGAGACCATGCGCGCGCCCGCGAGCGCCGCGGACGGTCTGCTGCGCGGCGGCTGCGACAACCTCGCCGCGGTGCTGGCGCGCACCCGCACCGAGTGCCGCACCCGGCACGCGGCCCTGCTGGAGGCGGTGCGCGCCGGACTGGCACTCCCGGTGGCGGAGTTGTCGACGGAGCCGTGGGTGGAACGCGGGGGCACGGGCATGGTGCGTGCGCTGGTGGACCACGGTGACGGGCTGGAGCCCACCCCGGTGGACCGGCTCGGGGACGGGCAACTGCGCTACCTGGCGCTCGCGTTGGTGCTGCTGACCGGGCCCGGGGTGCTGGAGGTCGACCCGGTGCGGGAGGTGCCCGACGCGCACCAGGCGTTGACGTTGCTGGTCGACGGCCTCGACCGCTGCCTGGACGCCCGACAGCGGCGGGAACTGCTGGGTCTGGCGGCCCGGATGTGCGAGCGCGGCCACATCCGGCTGCTGGGCACGCTGTACGACGCCTCCGCGGTCCCGGGGGTGCCCGGCACGCGGCTGGTGCGCCTGGACGCGGGGGCTCGGCGCGGGGCGGCGGACGGAGCGGCGGACGGAGCGGCGGACCGGGCGGCGAAGGAGACCGTGGACGGCGCGGTGGACGGCGTGGTGGGGGCCCGGACGTGACGCCCGAGCCCCCGGTGCCCGAGCCCCCGGTGCCCGGACCTCCGACGCGCGGGCGCGCGCGGAAGGTCTGGTAGACCAGGGGCATGGACGACGGTGGCACGAAGGGCGACGGCGCGCGGAGGAGCGGACGGCCGGACGGCCGGCTGGGGGAACTCCAGGGCAGGCTCGCCGAGTTCGCGGCGGCACGGCACTGGCAGCCCTACCACACCCCCAAGAACCTGGCCGCGGCCCTGAGCGTGGAGGCCGCCGAGCTGGTCGAGATCTTCCAGTGGGCGACGCCCGAGCAGTCGGCGCGGGTCATGGCCGATCCCGAGCGGGCGGCGAGGGTGGCCGACGAGGTGGCCGACGTCCTCGCCTACCTCCTGCAGTTCTGCGAGGTGGTGGGGATCGACGTCACCGAGGCGCTGGCGGACAAGATCGAAAGGAACGAGCGGCGCTTCCCCGTTGCGGAGAGTGACGACACGTCCGCGTGAGGCGCTGAGACGGACGGCTCCGGTCACGCGCGCGGCCGGACCAATCGTCACGCTTCGGAGTGGCGGAGCGTTCCACAGTGTCGATTTTCTCCACAGTCCTCCCCAGGTCACTAGCCAGACCGCCCCATGGGTATCACTCTGGGTAGTGGACGGTTACGGAGGGAAAAGGTGGATGGATGCGGTACCACTCATTGAGGACACGCGTCGGGCGCTCGCGCACAGTAAGGAAGCCGCTGACGTCCTTACCGAGGCGTGGCAGGCGCAGGCGCTCGCGGAGGCGGTCGGAGCCCACCTGGTGACGGCCGGCCCCCCGGAGGTGCGGACCCAGGCCGGCGGGCTGTGCGAGGCCGGCGGCCGCGCCTGCGGGTCGCTGCGCGGCGCCGGTCATCCGGCCGACGGGGCGCGCGCGGCCGGAATGACGGAGATCCGTGATCTGCTCGCCGCCCTGCGCGATCTCTGCGGACTGCTCGACGAGACCGGGGGCGCGTTGGTGCGGCTCGCGGTCGACGCGGAGGAGGGAACGTACTGGCGGTGCATCGAGGGCATAGACGCCGCCGACGAGTGCGGGGACAGGGCGATGGCGATCATCCGGCGCCTGGCCCGGTGCGGCCGGCGCCTCCGCCGCGCGCCCCCGCCCGGCGACGCGATCCGCGCCGCGGCGCGGCAGGAGGGATGAGCGGGAGGGGGCGGGCCCCGACCCCCACCGGAAACCACGGCGCGCGGAGCACGGGGCGCAGAGGAGGCGGCGACGGGACGCCCGCGGGAGTGGCCACCGGGGGACGTGCCCGGGGCGAGGAGCGGGCCGGAGCGGCGAAGGTGCAGGATGGGAGACATGGATCTGCGCATCTTCACCGAACCGCAGCAGGGCGCCGACTACGACACCCTGCTCACCGTCGCCAAGGCCACCGAGGACCTGGGCTTCGACGCCTTCTTCCGCTCCGACCACTACCTGAAGATGGGGGACGTCGACGGGCTGCCCGGCCCGACGGACGCCTGGATCACCCTGGCCGGCCTCGCCCGGGAGACCGACCGCATCCGCCTGGGCACCCTGATGACCGCGGCCACCTTCCGGCTGCCGGGCGTCCTGGCCATCCAGGTGGCGCAGGTCGACGCCATGTCCGGCGGACGCGTCGAACTGGGGCTGGGAGCGGGCTGGTTCGAGGCCGAGCACACCGCGTACGGCATCCCCTTCCCCAAGGAGAAGTTCTCCCGTCTGGAGGAGCAGCTGGAGATCGTCACCGGGCTGTGGGGCACCGAGCCGGGCAAGACCTTCACCCACGAGGGCACCCACTACCGGCTGGTCGACTCGCCCGCCCTTCCCAAGCCCGCACAGGAGAAGGTGCCGGTCCTCATCGGCGGTCTGGGCGCCAAGCGCACCCCGGCCCTGGCCGCGCGCTTCGCCGACGAGTTCAACATCCCCTTCGCCTCCGTCGAGGACAGCGACCGCCAGTTCGGCCGGGTGCGGGCCGCCGCCGAGGAACACGGCCGCGGGGCCGACGACCTGGTGTACTCCAACGCCCTGGTCGCCTGTGTGGGGCGGGACGACGCCGAGGTCGCGCGCCGCGCCG carries:
- a CDS encoding cation transporter; the encoded protein is MLTGSWGPGWSVGIFVLAAALTVVCSVRLAALGDTLADRTGWGEALFGAVFFGLITSLSGIVMTAVSAAADRPGLAYGNAVGGITAQTLAVVVADAFHRRANLEHAAASMSNLLFGCLLTGLLGVALLASFSPEATLWGVHPASVALVAFYWGGIRLIRDHDEPMWRAVRTRDTVPDVPDDEPLRHGRVRLWGEFLGIAGLVVVGGWAVARAAGGILDATGLSAGLVGAIFMGGVNALPETVAAVAAVRRGAVTLAVAAIVGGNCLDVLNLAVGDLAFRGGSLYHSADTDHLFLTSASLVMTTVLLGGLLVRQRRGWLGLGFDGALLLTIYLSTVAVLAS
- a CDS encoding AAA family ATPase codes for the protein MTENGAPRRPVVTELRLSAFRGHRGLRLPLAPMTLLAGAGGSGKSTVLEAYGALTRLAGGESLEEVFGGGPGGPTAYVPRGTPRDRQGRRGFRLGCTVDGPAGPVRLDLAVQAEPELRIAGERLTGADGRTLLSTALRDPARRAVRAEWYAAGAGRTSRAPLPDDRLGTALLPLRVAGATEGERRVLAAVEQVVPALRAGFACDPRPETMRAPASAADGLLRGGCDNLAAVLARTRTECRTRHAALLEAVRAGLALPVAELSTEPWVERGGTGMVRALVDHGDGLEPTPVDRLGDGQLRYLALALVLLTGPGVLEVDPVREVPDAHQALTLLVDGLDRCLDARQRRELLGLAARMCERGHIRLLGTLYDASAVPGVPGTRLVRLDAGARRGAADGAADGAADRAAKETVDGAVDGVVGART
- a CDS encoding nucleotide pyrophosphohydrolase → MDDGGTKGDGARRSGRPDGRLGELQGRLAEFAAARHWQPYHTPKNLAAALSVEAAELVEIFQWATPEQSARVMADPERAARVADEVADVLAYLLQFCEVVGIDVTEALADKIERNERRFPVAESDDTSA
- a CDS encoding DUF6099 family protein, whose translation is MDAVPLIEDTRRALAHSKEAADVLTEAWQAQALAEAVGAHLVTAGPPEVRTQAGGLCEAGGRACGSLRGAGHPADGARAAGMTEIRDLLAALRDLCGLLDETGGALVRLAVDAEEGTYWRCIEGIDAADECGDRAMAIIRRLARCGRRLRRAPPPGDAIRAAARQEG
- a CDS encoding sporulation protein; its protein translation is MVFKRLLGSLGVGGPTVDTVLEEGAVLPGGTLSGRVHLRGGSADFDIEHIGLELVARVEAETDGGEHEGTVAFGRFTVGGGFRLAEGAEHNVPFTVTLPWETPVTELHGQPLGVALGVRTELAVAGAKDKGDLDPLAVRALPAQEAILEAFGQLGFGFKSADLEYGHIRGTGQQLPFYQEIELTPSPRYAHAVNEIEVTFLANPAGVEVVLEADKRGGSFPGFSGGHDALTRFTVGHQDVRDWNAEVDDWVRRLVEGRVAHGAPYGPGHDGLHGHDGIHGHHGHHGHDGHDGHRSGPGMGTAIAAGAAGLAVGVAGGMVAAEVVDEVGDFFEGEDDGGDEG
- a CDS encoding CNNM domain-containing protein; this encodes MTEVLLLLVALALVLGCAVFVAAEFSLTTVERGELERAAREGERGAASALKAVRRLTFQLSGAQLGITVTSLVIGMLAEPSLAVLLRGPLTAAGLPGGAVPTTATVLGVTLSTVVLMVIGELVPKNWAISNPLAVARVVAGPQRGFTTVFGPLIRHLNDTANHLVRRFGLEPAEELESVRTPDELAALARRSAKEGAIEADAAELFVRTLHLSELSAENVMTPRVDVKALEAHATAADAENLTLATGLSIFPVYRDTLDEVIGTVHIRDVLALPAARRPATAVTELLAEPLLVPETLPVDRLLEQMRSRRTLAVVIDEYGGTAGVATVEDIVEEVVGEVRDEHDPHEEPGLRPLGADDGRARWEADGGARLDELVAIGLTAPDGPYETLAGLLATRLERIPAPGDTVEVDGWELCVLDVDHHRADRIRLTAPAPATREVREEALR
- a CDS encoding hemolysin family protein encodes the protein MTALQLGIGLLTLLTNAFFVGAEFALISVRRSQVEPHAEKGSKRARTVLWGLEHLSAMMATAQLGITVSSLVLGAVAEPAIAHLLEPPFAAVGVPGALIHPIAFVIALALATYLHMLVGEMVPKNIALAAPVPSALLLGPPLVALTRALRPMVFGINAFANVLLRLLRVEPKDEVASIFTDAELARMAEEASRAGLIEPGGHQRLREALELGHRPVREVLVPLADMHTVDHTVTPDELERTATTAGFSRLPVTGPGGTVLGYLHVKDAIGVLHRDRPFPPEALRTVVQIGEGTPLDDVLTTMRAAGTHLAAVTDGRGTLLGFVTMEDVLDKLVGPTPAAA
- a CDS encoding peptidoglycan DD-metalloendopeptidase family protein, yielding MNGAKTFLRRIAATASATLAIAGITLAGATPASAANYYYELPYPSGEAYQVTQGPEGTYSHYGPYNEYAWDFGLPANYEVSAAQGGTILVSDWSPYAGNGIEVIIRHSNGQCTHYAHLNRAIYNTGDWVPQGRIIGWSGSTGNSTAPHLHFQVIDCNTRVGIPATLQGWTPPTGSWPVSVNTRA
- a CDS encoding LLM class F420-dependent oxidoreductase; amino-acid sequence: MDLRIFTEPQQGADYDTLLTVAKATEDLGFDAFFRSDHYLKMGDVDGLPGPTDAWITLAGLARETDRIRLGTLMTAATFRLPGVLAIQVAQVDAMSGGRVELGLGAGWFEAEHTAYGIPFPKEKFSRLEEQLEIVTGLWGTEPGKTFTHEGTHYRLVDSPALPKPAQEKVPVLIGGLGAKRTPALAARFADEFNIPFASVEDSDRQFGRVRAAAEEHGRGADDLVYSNALVACVGRDDAEVARRAAAIGREVAELKQNGLAGSPAEVVDKIGRYAEIGASRIYLQILDLHDLDHLELISSQVQSQLT
- a CDS encoding M56 family metallopeptidase encodes the protein MGVFVFLPLVLPLTAWPIAHLAERRLHPRVATLMLAATAGVLAVCSSLCLGLLVVVGTAQLPGNPLPDGWSDPEVREALPYDEVAGTASIPALAAVLVAVGRTLWRHHRTRRRAGRALDGLSGAASVAVLPDPAPYAYALPGRWGRGGRVVVSTALLSGLDGPERRALFAHERAHLAARHHRYLLAVHLAARANPFLRPLRTAVVYTVERWADEAAARAVGSRRTVARAIGKAALVSRGAPTSTLAGFAEPGPVPRRVAALLGPAPAVRAWPPVFTAAGLAVWTAVAGAAVSALSSANSAVTLFLVLRATTPL